Within the Arachis duranensis cultivar V14167 chromosome 10, aradu.V14167.gnm2.J7QH, whole genome shotgun sequence genome, the region TTGTCCTTActgctttctcttttctttgatttcatCTCTTGAGGAATTATTCCCTTCTTCATGCTTTAAGCAACGCcaaattttcttatattttgcatttttgttattttatttcaatgttctaaattctaataattatatatatttatgattTGTTTGCTGAATTGCGTACTTACTAACACGAATTCAGTAATCAGTTCGCTGGGGATGTGTTCTGTTAACCCGAATTTGGCTCTTCTGAGAAACCGtctatttatttattggtaATTTGGTATTgatatttttctcaaatttttttattttttttcggttCTTGTTGTATGGGTTATTTGGTTATTCGTTTGAGGAATTATATACTGCCTCTGGCTGTTAGAGTAGTTATTCAGCTTTTAATACGAGCCTGATGTTTTTTCTGATTGGTGGTTAATTTTCTCCTTAATGTTTTGGAACTACAAATGTGTGGAtcaaaagatataaaatttgttCTATTTTGGAAATAAGCTCTGCCGACAAAATTATATTGATGGGAATCTCCAAGAGGACTCAAGAACTGTGATACTTTTGAAACTGTGGTTAATGTTCAGTCCAAGGCATTGATTTTCAATGTTTCAATGTTTAGTCTTTTTGTTGTTCACATCATTTGTTGTGTATGTTGCATCTGATTTGTGTACTCATTTGTTTGTGCTTGGctttcttttatattatatttccTATGAATGTTCTTTTGATGGTATATCCATTTCGATGCCTCTGTAACCGATGTTCCTGAATTTACCATGATGATGTTTTTCCCTGATAATATTTTCAGCTTTCCTTCAAGCTTCCTTCAGAATGGACAGACCCATCTCAGAACTTCTGCCATACGTTGAAAGATTAGAATATGATATATATGGTGAAATAGGTCTTCCAAATACAAAGGTTCAGCCGCAAGCTTCTTTGGTCTTATCTTCTTTTCATCTCCCTAGATTCAGTTTAGGCATGGCAAGTCTCTTACAAGCTATTCACTCTTGACAGGTGGCTGTCCTATCCATGCGCCAAAGTGTTCAACCTAACTGGACTGACGTGGTTTTCGGTGTTCTTTCTGTTCCAATGAATGCTTCAATAGATCCAGCACTCTTGAGTGTGCTGCGGTCATCGTTTCTTGAACTGTTCCTCAAGCAAACCAATCTGACTCTAACAAAATCAATATTTGGGAATGCATGTATATTTGAGATATTGAAGTTTTCTGGGGGGTTGACTGTAATACCAGTGCAGTCGGCTACTATTTGGCAGACACCTGAggttctctttaattttactCTTTATAACTCAACATCAGAAGTGCTGGATAATATTGATGACCTAAAGGATGAATTGAAGTCTGGATTGCATCTGAAGTCAAATGAGGTATAGTCTTATTCTCATAACCTGTTTTGCTACTTAATGAGAATATCCTTTTAATGAGAAAAGCAAAACAAGTGATGTTGGTAAACGGCTACAGAAGTTTAATGTCTCTTCGTTAAATTTTGTACTATTTTGGCAAAGTACGAGCTCTGTAACTCCAAAACCTTGTTGGTGATAAATAAAATCCGTCCTTATTGGTGAGAAAATAATGTAGTTTTTGGATACAGCAAAGTCCAGATGCACAACTCTTTCATGTTCTGTTCTTGCTCCAGTTGACTTTTACAATTTCTGTTTGAGTCTAGCATAGATTGCCAAATAAACCTTCTACTAACTGTTTATGTGATGTCTAATAAATAACAATACCCTGTCACTTCCTCTGCAGAATGTGTTTGTTAAAATAACAAGTGAAAAGGGCTCAACAGTAGCTCCTCCAGTAACAGTGCAGGCTTCAGTCATGCCAGGCTTTGGGAGCCTCCTACCTGGAAGATTGAGACAATTAGCTGAAATATTAAAAGGCCCTGCTGCAAGAAATCTTGGCCTTGATTACTCTCGCTTTGGCATTGTCATACAAATAATGTTATCCTCTGTTTTAAGGGATACATTGCATGCCACCTcaccttctccttctccttctccttctccttctccttctccttctccgaCGCCATCAATTTCTCCAGTACCCTCACCAAGTGTTGAGCAACCCCCTTGTCTCGACTGTGAAGTTTCTGCACCTGCATCTTCTGCTATGACTAAACTTCCTCCAGACCCCTGTCCATATAGTGGATTATATCCTTCAAAGCCTTCACGAGAgaattattctaaaaattccTTTTCCCGCTATCATTCACCTCCCGCTCCTACTCCTACCTCGCATTCAGCAAGCCACAACACGGAGAACGTCCCAGGTGCGTCACCTGATCTTCGGGTGACCCGTGGCTCCAAGCTTCTGCAGGGTGAAGAAATATCTAAAAGACTGGTGTCTTATTCACTTGCTCCATCCTCAATATGTAAGTTTATCTGGACTGATTGATCctccttttgttttcttttgctttGCTGTAAGTGGGATTCATAATAAGTTTACCTAATATGTTTATAACAAGTGAAACCTATATCATCATCTTAAAGTTCTTGTGCTATTTTATTAGATTCTGTTAAACATAATATAATAGATCCCTTGATTTTTGGCCACCCGATTAGCTTTGTGTTCCTAAAACGTCTGTTTTTAACTTCATATTTTGTTTCTGGGGTGCAGCTTCTGCAGGTGGTGATTTCCATAGCAAAAATTTTCTACTGGGATTTTGTATGCTattagtttcttttgttttcctcAATGATATCACATTTTGATGACATGGAGATGTTGCCTAAGGATCTTGAAGCCATGCAAGGACATCAACCTAACCATGATGCTTTGGAAGTTTTGCACAGACGAAAGAAGGAAGCAGCTTTCGACAAATTCTACTAGGTCTTACTTTTACTCCAGCCAACGCAACCACCATTGTAAAGCTTCCGGTGGTTAAACTTAAAAGGTCAAAGCCAGAAAAGTTGGCAGGCCTCTCAATctagtttttattattctataaaGCATTAAAAATTGATTCCAAAGGGATCAACTAACGAAGAGAATGTTCCAGAGCAATATTGGCCTTCAGATGTCAAAAGAACCATCCCTGTATTCATTTCAACTGTATGATATGCAAAGTAATTACAGGTTCTTTGAGCATCTGAGTCTGTAAAACGTTTACAGTAGTAACATGCAGCAATGTGATAAGTTTACAGTACGCACTGTTTGTGCTCTCTTAAAAAATTCGCTAAGTGGAAAATATgcagaaaaagataaaagataacaaGATGCTTTCTGAAAGGGACCATGGAAGTcgctagaaaacaaaaaaattgagtgATACTTTTCTCAGTTTCTCTGTAGTTAAGTAAGGCATATGCGGATTAAATTGCAATTTATACGTACCACACAATATACATATGCCATATGCATGGAATATGGAAAATGATGAATCTCTTTCCCCTTATTCTCGAAAGGTTTTTGTAAAAGTTGGCAGCAGAATATACTAGTAGTTAGCTAGTTGTCACATGTAATGTGACTAGGTCCAACATAACCCTAAGAAGTATGAAGGTCCTGACTTTAGACAAGTTACTACATCAAGTCGAATAATGTCTCAAATATGAAGGTCAATGAATTCTAACTAATGGtggtttaaattaaaattagaaaaaatgtaACTAGTTCTCATACAAGCAAAGGTTGCTTCTGTTATACACTCCTATAGATAAATGTAAAATTTCTAGATAATTCTTGTTAAATAGGTAAAGAATTAGGAAAAATTTCAAGTGTACCAGTATATCAGTATTTCAGTGATTTTTAACcgttgatcttaattatataaCGGTTAAAAATCACTGAAATACTGGTATACCGATATACTTGAAAACTTTCCAAAGAATTATAGTTTATtatgtatacataaaaaatactcTAGAAGTGCAATCTTTATCCTATCAACTCACTACATagtaaaacatttttttttcttcgattttcatttttctttctttggtaGAATGAGACTGATTTTGTCTCAACAGGAGGTTAAATAATTTCGAAGTATGACACATTTGCATTGAAATGTGCCTAAACCANNNNNNNNNNNNNNNNNNNNNNNNNNNNNNNNNNNNNNNNNNNNNNNNNNNNNNNNNNNNNATAAAGGTTTGGATGACACATCAGTAGTTCAACAAACGTAAACTAGTTCCAGTGGAAATTGAAGTTAAATTTGTTGAGGATAGATTAAGAAGTCAAGTATGTCATAGATGGTAGTTAATTAAAGTGACTCTTAAAGTCTAAAAGAGTTGTACCAAAAAGGCTTCCCATAAGATAAAACTCtttaaattatactaaataattacATGAACAAAATTACTTCATTAGCCAATCAAGGTTTCCACAAAAGGTAAGGAATGTAGTTCATTCTCTTGAGGAAACTTCAAAATTTTGCTTACAAAGGAAGATTAATTGCTCTTAACTCTTNNNNNNNNNNNNNNNNNNNNNNNNNNNNNNNNNNNNNNNNNNNNNNGCTTGATTACAACTCCTTCAAAAATGCCATCAGACTTGAAGTTAGGTGCGAACAGTCTTGGATCGACCGGCCCTGGAAGCCTGAATGAAAGCGTGAATGGTCCAGGCGAGCACAACTGCCGGACTTTCATGTCATAAACGCGTGATTGTTTTGTTATGGTTCTTCCACCACCTAACAACCCCTTGATGTGAACCCTCCCATCATTTTCAATCTCACAACTGAATTGACCTGATACAAAAACAAGACAAGACTTACTAGTGTTAGTTATGTTTCTCAAAATATTAGTCCATCATGCTCATTGCAACAATGGTAATATATACTAAAAGAAAAGAATGTCACAGAAATAACTGTTCTGGACTTCACTTCCTATGGTTATCCCCTTTGTTAAAGGCATTAAGCTAGCTATGGAGTTCCTCAACATCATTCATGAACATCATTGATGGAACAACAATTATCAGAGAGGCCTATAACAAATGCTATGTTGTATAACATTTAAAAAGGCCATTTCCATTTTTTGTGGTTTATAAAAACAAAGAGTCCAGCatataatcatttataaaaTGCAATCACAAGAACCATGAGTATCAAAAAGAGGAGAGACATACTATAATCTTTTCTGACCCCTGGTAACGAAACCCGGAACAGATATGCTGCTTTACTAATGCCAATATCCACAACACCCACAGGTGGACCACATTTCCCGCTTTTGGCTGTCCCTGTTAAAACAAAAGACGACCCTTGCTCGCATTCGTCGACGTCTGGAATAGAGAGAAGGGGCATCAATGAAGGTCCATCCCATCTGCTACAAATCTTCTTCGAATGATCTCCGGTGGCATATTGCTTTGTGGGGACAACATGGGGGAACTCCGGTGTAGGCGGAGTGTCGTCAATGTACTTTCTCTTGTACTCTTGGGTAGACTGTTTCTCCGGAGCCTCGTTGGCTCCATTACTATCACCAACATCCTTGCCTACTTGAGTGTCAATTTTAACACCTAAACATTCATTTTGATCCAACTTTAAAGTATTCACACCAGTTAAAGACATGAACCTATTTAAATCCCTCTCCTTGATGCCGGATGAAATAGGATCATCGATTAAAACAATGCCTTTAATGATTCTAAAGCTCTCAGGGAACCACCTCTGTTGATGAAGATCCAAAGGGTAAAAACTTGTAAACTGCTTACTATTCTCAGTGAAATCAGAGCTTGGGAAAAGCAATTTTCCCTTTAGATACATATGAAACATATTGATATCAAGAACAAGACCAGGGAGAGCATATCTTAGTAAATAGTAATACAATCTCTCTAAGAGAGAAATGCTAACATAGGAAGGTCNNNNNNNNNNNNNNNNNNNNNNNNNNNNNNNNNNNNNNNNNNNNNNNNNNNNNNNNNNNNNTAACATCAGGTCCCAAGTAATTATTCATTATGAAGTCAATTAGAAATTTGCAATCACTAATCACTGGATTAGTAGTTTTAGGAACATGCTTTCTCTCATAATAAATAGTTCCTTTCACATCCATGTGGGGGTGTGGATTCAATCACCTGTAcaacaattattaaaaactaataacaaTTTAGTAGGGAATCACAATTTAGGAATGCAGCTTATGCATTTATGAATCCCAATTGAgaaataacataaacataattcgTTAAATCATAAATGAAAACAAGGTTGTGCATGTAACAAGGAAGTGAAATAAAAATGATTGCATGAATAAGAACAGGCTAAGGAGAGAGAAAGGAACACTCACAGTGACAATGATGGCCGCAAGTACGATGAAACAAACCAACACTTCACAGAGGAAGCAGTTAAACACTATCACCCTTCACAAATGTGTGtgcgtttttattttttacacgTTACTACTCCACTATgtctttttagttattattattattattattgttatttatttattaatcagagttcatataattttttttccctttgaaccttttttttggtttaaagggcctCAACAACATTCCCAACACTTTAGCCTATTCGCAGATTCATTAACAAGTTAATATATATCAACTAATTGGCTAAAATTGACTATACTACAAGTTAATTTCCTAACGGAATCCATATT harbors:
- the LOC107468817 gene encoding uncharacterized protein LOC107468817 translates to MGKQEPEQYLQHQQQRNNAQQQQRHSSGIVCRAFSFLLGTISFKCVFVLILSLSALLSGIFWILPNYSHKLSYDAKVEIKHSAFLQASFRMDRPISELLPYVERLEYDIYGEIGLPNTKVAVLSMRQSVQPNWTDVVFGVLSVPMNASIDPALLSVLRSSFLELFLKQTNLTLTKSIFGNACIFEILKFSGGLTVIPVQSATIWQTPEVLFNFTLYNSTSEVLDNIDDLKDELKSGLHLKSNENVFVKITSEKGSTVAPPVTVQASVMPGFGSLLPGRLRQLAEILKGPAARNLGLDYSRFGIVIQIMLSSVLRDTLHATSPSPSPSPSPSPSPSPTPSISPVPSPSVEQPPCLDCEVSAPASSAMTKLPPDPCPYSGLYPSKPSRENYSKNSFSRYHSPPAPTPTSHSASHNTENVPGASPDLRVTRGSKLLQGEEISKRLVSYSLAPSSISSAGGDFHSKNFLLGFCMLLVSFVFLNDITF
- the LOC107468771 gene encoding LOW QUALITY PROTEIN: increased DNA methylation 3-like (The sequence of the model RefSeq protein was modified relative to this genomic sequence to represent the inferred CDS: inserted 2 bases in 1 codon), which translates into the protein MDVKGTIYYERKHVPKTTNPVISDCKFLIDFIMNNYLGPDVXXXXXXXXXXXXXXXXXXXXXXPSYVSISLLERLYYYLLRYALPGLVLDINMFHMYLKGKLLFPSSDFTENSKQFTSFYPLDLHQQRWFPESFRIIKGIVLIDDPISSGIKERDLNRFMSLTGVNTLKLDQNECLGVKIDTQVGKDVGDSNGANEAPEKQSTQEYKRKYIDDTPPTPEFPHVVPTKQYATGDHSKKICSRWDGPSLMPLLSIPDVDECEQGSSFVLTGTAKSGKCGPPVGVVDIGISKAAYLFRVSLPGVRKDYSQFSCEIENDGRVHIKGLLGGGRTITKQSRVYDMKVRQLCSPGPFTLSFRLPGPVDPRLFAPNFKSDGIFEGVVINFLKRMNYIPYLLWKP